One Thermodesulfobacteriota bacterium DNA segment encodes these proteins:
- a CDS encoding group III truncated hemoglobin, giving the protein MKDITCRKDVELLVERFYERMMEDPVIGFIFTYYAKIDLKSHLPVISDFWETVLFQNPVYQGGAQAMNVHVDLHKKVPFKNQYFTRWLFLFHRTVDELFQGPTAVKAKERSSSIAELMKKRMGVLPDC; this is encoded by the coding sequence ATGAAGGACATCACGTGTAGAAAAGACGTCGAGCTCCTCGTAGAGAGGTTTTACGAGCGAATGATGGAGGACCCCGTCATCGGGTTCATATTCACCTACTACGCGAAGATCGACCTCAAGAGCCACCTTCCGGTGATTAGCGATTTCTGGGAGACGGTGCTGTTCCAGAACCCGGTCTATCAGGGAGGAGCGCAGGCGATGAACGTCCACGTAGACCTCCACAAGAAGGTCCCCTTCAAGAACCAGTACTTCACGAGATGGCTCTTCCTCTTCCACAGGACCGTGGACGAGCTCTTCCAAGGCCCGACCGCCGTCAAGGCGAAGGAGCGCTCCTCATCGATCGCCGAGCTCATGAAGAAGAGGATGGGGGTACTACCCGACTGCTGA
- a CDS encoding DHA2 family efflux MFS transporter permease subunit codes for MNREHSHKWLTLIAMTGSLSMIFVDQTVVSVALPRIQSDLAVSQTGLEWIVNAYVLALAVTVALGGKLGDIFGRVRAFVTGVVVFAVASALCGLAPDEGVIIAARALQGLGAALMLPSSAAIVIESFDIRERGKAMAIYVGVAQAFLALGPLLGGFLTEYLSWRWVFWINLPVGALAILMTWYSKPAGMESAGGKVRPAYALLLILGMFAFVFGLQQGHLWGWSSPVTLGFLASGLVLLEIFSFIQIKSDDPLIQLRLFRNPAFAIDCALLFCIQFAMISLIVFGAIYLQKNLGFTPLQAGLGIMPIIIAVVIMSQVSGRLFDRVGVKVPALTGAFLIALGFFAQAPFLEGGDFLKVLPGMIVLGFGIGFVMVPTSTDALNRAGSEYRGQASGVVQTMRQIGATVGLASIGGLVATVQKGEVSGIINGFAGPDSVKAGLAPLVDGALKGQADAIRELTAVSPALVAELNAGVARSIAAGYYFAGSVVLAAFFVALIFMRTGRQSEDG; via the coding sequence ATGAACAGAGAACATTCCCACAAGTGGCTTACGCTCATCGCGATGACGGGGTCGCTCTCCATGATCTTCGTCGACCAGACGGTCGTGAGCGTGGCGCTCCCGAGGATACAGTCCGACCTTGCCGTGTCGCAAACGGGCCTCGAATGGATTGTGAACGCGTACGTGCTCGCTCTCGCGGTCACTGTCGCGCTGGGCGGGAAGCTTGGGGACATATTCGGGAGGGTGCGCGCTTTCGTCACGGGCGTAGTCGTCTTCGCGGTAGCCTCGGCGCTGTGCGGCCTCGCGCCCGATGAAGGCGTCATAATCGCCGCCCGCGCTCTCCAGGGCCTGGGCGCGGCGCTCATGCTGCCGTCTTCCGCGGCGATTGTCATCGAATCGTTCGACATAAGGGAGAGGGGGAAGGCGATGGCGATATACGTAGGCGTGGCGCAGGCGTTCCTCGCGTTAGGCCCTCTGTTAGGCGGTTTCCTGACCGAGTACCTCTCCTGGCGGTGGGTGTTCTGGATAAACCTCCCGGTGGGCGCGCTCGCTATCCTGATGACCTGGTATTCCAAACCCGCCGGAATGGAATCCGCCGGAGGCAAGGTGCGGCCCGCATACGCGCTTTTACTCATACTCGGCATGTTCGCGTTCGTGTTCGGGCTCCAGCAGGGGCACCTCTGGGGGTGGTCTTCGCCCGTGACGCTCGGCTTCCTCGCATCAGGGCTCGTGCTGCTCGAAATATTCTCGTTCATACAGATAAAGAGCGACGACCCGCTCATACAGCTGAGGCTCTTCAGGAACCCGGCGTTCGCGATAGACTGTGCGCTCCTCTTCTGCATACAGTTCGCCATGATAAGCCTGATAGTCTTCGGCGCTATTTACCTCCAGAAGAACCTCGGGTTCACGCCTTTGCAAGCGGGGCTCGGGATCATGCCCATCATCATCGCCGTGGTGATAATGTCCCAGGTGTCGGGCCGCCTCTTCGACAGGGTGGGGGTGAAGGTCCCGGCTCTCACGGGAGCGTTCCTCATCGCGCTCGGCTTCTTCGCGCAGGCGCCTTTCCTCGAAGGGGGCGATTTCTTAAAGGTGCTGCCGGGGATGATAGTGCTCGGCTTCGGGATCGGGTTCGTCATGGTGCCGACTAGCACGGACGCGCTTAACCGCGCGGGGAGCGAGTACAGGGGGCAGGCCTCGGGCGTCGTGCAGACGATGAGGCAGATAGGTGCGACCGTGGGGCTCGCGTCGATAGGCGGGCTCGTGGCTACAGTGCAGAAGGGCGAGGTGTCGGGGATTATAAACGGGTTCGCGGGCCCTGACAGCGTGAAGGCGGGCCTCGCGCCCCTCGTAGACGGCGCGCTCAAGGGACAGGCGGACGCGATAAGGGAGCTCACGGCGGTCTCGCCCGCGCTCGTCGCGGAGTTAAACGCCGGAGTGGCGAGGAGCATTGCGGCCGGGTACTACTTCGCGGGCTCTGTCGTGCTCGCGGCCTTCTTCGTCGCGCTCATATTCATGCGCACGGGCAGGCAGAGTGAAGACGGGTGA
- a CDS encoding class I SAM-dependent methyltransferase, whose amino-acid sequence MSIDQNRLNEQLGKAIVDFGGTYHAALTVIGDRLGLYKALAESGPLTPAELAKKTGTAERYVREWLSCQAAGGYVTYCPESRKFCLSEEQVLMLADETSPAFLPGAFQVAVSAIMSLPEIEKRFSTGEGFGWHEHKHGVFEGTERFFRPGYAANLVSSWIPALDGVEDKLRKGALVADVGCGHGASTILMAKAYPKSTFIGYDYHKPSVEWARKAAREEGVSGNTSFEVAASKEYPGTDFDLVTFFDCLHDMGDPAGASAHVLRSLSSDGTWMIVEPYANDSLEDNLNPVGRAYFGASTFICTPASLAQEVGAALGAQAGEARLREVVTKGGFTRFRRAAETPFNLILEARP is encoded by the coding sequence ATGTCAATCGATCAGAACAGGCTTAACGAGCAGCTGGGGAAAGCGATAGTGGACTTCGGAGGCACTTACCACGCCGCACTGACTGTAATAGGGGACAGGCTCGGTCTTTACAAGGCGTTAGCCGAGTCAGGCCCCCTCACCCCGGCGGAGCTGGCGAAGAAGACGGGCACGGCGGAGAGGTATGTGAGGGAGTGGCTCTCCTGTCAGGCCGCGGGCGGTTACGTGACCTACTGTCCCGAGTCCAGGAAATTCTGCCTCTCGGAAGAGCAGGTGTTGATGCTGGCCGACGAGACGAGCCCGGCGTTCCTGCCCGGCGCTTTTCAGGTGGCGGTATCGGCAATCATGTCACTTCCCGAGATCGAGAAGCGCTTCAGTACCGGCGAAGGGTTCGGATGGCACGAACACAAGCACGGCGTCTTCGAAGGGACCGAGCGGTTCTTCAGGCCGGGCTACGCCGCGAATCTCGTGAGCTCATGGATACCCGCGCTCGACGGGGTCGAGGACAAGCTGAGGAAAGGCGCGCTCGTCGCGGACGTCGGGTGCGGGCACGGAGCATCGACGATTCTCATGGCGAAGGCCTATCCCAAATCCACGTTCATCGGCTACGACTACCACAAGCCCTCGGTCGAGTGGGCTCGCAAGGCCGCGCGCGAGGAGGGCGTGTCGGGCAATACGTCGTTCGAGGTCGCCGCATCGAAGGAATATCCGGGGACGGACTTCGACCTCGTCACGTTCTTCGACTGCCTGCACGACATGGGCGACCCGGCGGGCGCTTCGGCGCACGTGCTGAGGTCGCTATCGAGTGACGGCACGTGGATGATAGTCGAGCCATACGCGAACGATAGCCTGGAGGACAACCTTAACCCCGTGGGCAGAGCGTACTTCGGAGCGTCGACATTCATCTGCACCCCCGCGTCTCTCGCTCAGGAAGTAGGCGCGGCGTTAGGCGCACAGGCGGGCGAGGCGCGTCTCAGGGAGGTAGTGACCAAGGGCGGGTTCACACGCTTCAGAAGGGCGGCAGAGACCCCGTTCAACCTCATACTCGAAGCCCGGCCGTGA
- a CDS encoding DUF3303 family protein, producing MITQLHDPQDCPKDIGGFRKVLINEKVRGLTLQNVYVEHGSHTIVYIVETDDYNSIVKFLEPGMMTCTSSITPVSSMAMAEIMKK from the coding sequence ATGATCACTCAGCTTCACGACCCGCAGGACTGTCCGAAGGACATCGGCGGCTTCAGAAAGGTGTTGATAAACGAGAAGGTGAGGGGGCTGACCTTGCAAAACGTGTACGTCGAGCACGGCTCTCATACTATCGTCTATATAGTCGAGACCGACGATTATAACAGCATCGTCAAGTTCCTCGAGCCGGGGATGATGACGTGCACGTCGTCCATCACTCCCGTTTCCTCGATGGCCATGGCCGAGATTATGAAGAAGTGA
- a CDS encoding tetratricopeptide repeat protein encodes MDIKTSLLTPFSLLGRKDKPAPTAEDWHKKGNVLCVHRDFSGAVAAYERAIKLRPDYYSAWIGKGNALASMDRYPEALAAYDEAIRLKPGHLKAAEGNGFVPYYMREQSGSSGASGETVKFEFDFHMAWIGKGEILTALGKHSEAAAAYGEAVSFAPGSHAAWIGRGDSLFALRMDESAIESYDRATGLDPDLHHAWRRKGHALSRLGNNYAAIEAYDRAIGIKPDYENDWYSRGRASAELGKYADAIEAYDRALRLNPAYADALYEKGRALASLGRTGDAIALFDETVKVKPSRADALIEKGRTLAALGRYDEAFDSYDKAIKINPYSHAAWIAKGDALYGIGKFGDAASAFELALKLRPDDPVPYLRKGDALAGMKRYEEAVRSYEDAITILPGDPDALTKKGDALNRIGKYAEAREIFGRAITVTPGHEPAWRGEGDALLGLDSLVEALGSYERAIELDRTDPRAWTGKGDALSRMGAPGDAIQAYDRAIATDPGYEPAHRGKGDALLRIGHTGEALESFDGALVLDRSSERAWRGKAEAFAELGEYSQAAEAYARASELNAADAGYPARMGEALASAGKYADAVRAFDRSLALDAGGARAMYGRGVALVYSGRFAEAADSFDKVIAADPGDSSSWNGKGAALYHMKKYADAIEAYDRAIGLDPGNAPAWLNKALALYELGDFRAAESAFERARGIAGWWTEPRIGKASLYLALGSIEQARETAEKAISEIGKDAGLVAARGFIELAGLEYGSASVSFSEALERDPGNPANLLWRAYADYLSAETYSADDVNVYRDRISSVLSALDKAHRLTLPEERDETLPPWMPREMKKLGDKDAKLLSDVLYFKARCLFRLGDYDKTVAALRECARMNPENTSEVNRVLMNVWKNYSKPSLWRWWLSTPVRPWPKRILFFSVSLLALGLITAHPLIAELIKPYAVNTAVYISLVVILTGILFVPLTERTRDEVYEFSLAPDLHRDPVVSPVTLDGHIKETRRKSSV; translated from the coding sequence ATGGACATCAAGACATCTCTCCTCACTCCCTTTTCCCTGCTCGGCCGGAAGGACAAGCCGGCCCCCACGGCCGAGGACTGGCACAAGAAGGGGAACGTCCTTTGCGTGCACCGCGATTTCTCAGGCGCGGTCGCCGCATACGAGAGGGCCATAAAGCTCAGGCCCGATTATTACTCCGCCTGGATAGGGAAAGGGAACGCGCTCGCCTCGATGGACAGATACCCGGAGGCGCTCGCCGCGTACGACGAGGCAATCAGGCTCAAACCCGGCCACCTGAAGGCCGCCGAAGGGAACGGCTTCGTCCCTTATTACATGCGGGAGCAGTCGGGGTCATCCGGCGCATCGGGGGAGACCGTCAAGTTCGAGTTCGATTTCCACATGGCGTGGATCGGCAAGGGCGAGATACTCACGGCGCTGGGGAAGCACTCCGAGGCGGCCGCCGCGTACGGAGAGGCGGTCAGCTTCGCGCCCGGATCGCACGCGGCATGGATAGGCAGAGGGGACTCGCTCTTCGCGCTCCGGATGGACGAGAGCGCGATCGAATCCTACGACAGGGCGACCGGGCTCGACCCCGACCTCCATCACGCATGGAGGAGGAAGGGGCACGCGCTCTCAAGGCTCGGCAACAATTACGCGGCAATAGAGGCGTACGACCGCGCGATAGGCATAAAACCCGATTACGAAAACGACTGGTACAGCAGGGGCCGGGCCTCTGCGGAGCTCGGCAAATACGCGGACGCGATAGAGGCGTACGACAGGGCGCTCAGGCTGAACCCCGCATACGCGGACGCGCTCTACGAAAAAGGACGCGCGCTTGCGTCCCTCGGCAGGACAGGCGACGCTATAGCCCTATTCGACGAGACCGTGAAAGTCAAACCCTCGCGCGCGGACGCGCTAATTGAGAAAGGCAGGACGCTCGCCGCGCTCGGGAGATACGACGAGGCTTTCGACTCGTACGACAAGGCGATAAAGATAAACCCCTACTCGCACGCCGCATGGATAGCCAAGGGCGACGCGCTCTACGGCATAGGGAAGTTCGGCGATGCGGCCAGCGCTTTCGAGCTCGCGCTTAAATTAAGACCTGACGACCCGGTCCCGTATCTGAGGAAGGGGGACGCGCTTGCCGGAATGAAGAGATACGAGGAAGCGGTGAGATCGTACGAGGATGCCATCACGATATTGCCGGGCGACCCGGACGCTCTCACGAAAAAAGGGGACGCATTAAACCGTATCGGAAAATACGCAGAAGCGCGGGAGATATTCGGGCGCGCGATAACCGTTACGCCCGGGCACGAGCCCGCGTGGCGAGGGGAAGGAGACGCGCTCCTCGGTCTGGACAGTCTCGTTGAAGCCCTCGGCTCTTACGAGAGGGCTATTGAGCTCGACCGCACGGACCCCCGCGCGTGGACGGGGAAAGGCGACGCGCTCTCACGCATGGGCGCGCCGGGGGACGCGATACAGGCGTACGACCGCGCGATCGCAACTGACCCCGGATACGAGCCTGCGCACAGGGGGAAGGGAGATGCGCTGCTGAGAATTGGGCACACGGGCGAAGCGCTCGAATCCTTCGACGGCGCTTTAGTGCTCGACCGTTCGTCGGAGCGCGCCTGGCGGGGGAAGGCCGAGGCGTTTGCTGAGCTCGGCGAATACTCCCAGGCCGCGGAGGCATACGCTCGCGCGTCCGAGCTGAACGCAGCCGATGCCGGCTATCCGGCGCGGATGGGCGAGGCCCTCGCGTCCGCAGGCAAGTACGCGGATGCGGTCAGGGCTTTCGACAGGTCTCTCGCTCTCGACGCGGGCGGCGCGCGCGCCATGTACGGGAGAGGGGTCGCGCTCGTATATTCGGGGAGGTTCGCGGAAGCGGCGGATTCATTCGATAAGGTCATCGCCGCCGATCCAGGCGACTCCTCCTCGTGGAACGGCAAGGGCGCGGCGTTATACCACATGAAAAAATATGCGGACGCGATAGAGGCGTACGACAGGGCGATCGGGCTTGACCCCGGAAACGCGCCCGCGTGGTTGAACAAGGCGCTCGCGCTATACGAGCTCGGGGACTTCAGGGCGGCCGAATCCGCATTCGAGAGGGCGAGGGGCATTGCGGGATGGTGGACGGAGCCTCGTATAGGGAAGGCGAGCCTCTACCTCGCGCTCGGGAGCATAGAGCAGGCCCGCGAGACCGCGGAGAAGGCGATTTCAGAGATCGGCAAAGACGCAGGGCTCGTGGCGGCGAGGGGATTCATAGAGTTAGCAGGGCTGGAGTACGGGTCTGCGTCCGTTTCGTTCAGCGAGGCGCTGGAGCGCGACCCCGGCAACCCGGCGAATCTCTTGTGGCGGGCATACGCCGATTATCTCTCGGCCGAGACGTATTCCGCCGACGACGTAAACGTATACAGGGACAGGATCTCGTCCGTATTGAGCGCGCTCGACAAGGCTCACAGGCTGACCCTGCCCGAAGAGAGAGACGAAACGCTCCCGCCGTGGATGCCGCGGGAGATGAAGAAGCTCGGCGATAAAGACGCGAAACTTTTATCCGACGTCCTCTATTTCAAGGCGAGGTGCCTCTTCAGGCTCGGCGATTACGATAAAACGGTCGCGGCGCTCAGGGAATGCGCGCGCATGAATCCTGAAAATACATCCGAAGTGAACCGCGTCCTCATGAACGTATGGAAGAACTATTCGAAGCCTTCCCTCTGGAGGTGGTGGCTCTCGACGCCGGTGAGGCCGTGGCCGAAGAGGATTTTATTCTTCTCCGTATCGCTCCTCGCGCTCGGGCTGATAACAGCGCACCCGCTGATCGCGGAGCTGATAAAGCCGTATGCCGTGAACACGGCCGTCTATATTTCCCTCGTCGTTATACTGACCGGCATACTCTTCGTCCCGCTCACGGAGAGGACGAGAGATGAAGTGTACGAGTTCAGCCTCGCGCCAGACCTGCACAGAGACCCCGTCGTCTCACCCGTCACCCTCGACGGTCATATTAAAGAGACGCGGAGAAAGTCGTCGGTTTAA
- a CDS encoding sigma 54-interacting transcriptional regulator: MTAEPQLSMREIDEDTVLRRLMECTASATGERFFYSIVENLSKALGTEGAWVTVLNKEKRTLKALAFLMNGEWLEDYEYDFTGSICEEVVMADELVHHPDNVMDIYPESDTLKSFKAVSFMGAPLKDSDGVTLGYLSVLDTRPIHMDERLLGIFNIFADRAAAELSRIRAEATIREREMKLSSLFDSAMDSIIELDSGLRINLVNSAAEKLFGFGPGALSGNDFTRFLSKESRVKLAEIIKDLHMRPDGRKYVWIPGGLEAVTHSGSKFSAEATISAYEAGKKIFYTLILRNVNERIEAAKRIHSLMDEAKYLEEEIKDLGNFDEVIGRSAPMAEVMRDVRQVAGTGSTVLILGETGTGKEVIARTIHELSGRSGRPLIKVNCAAIPAHLIESEFFGHEAGAFTGATRKRDGRFTLADGGTIFLDEVAELSLDLQAKLLRVLQEGEFEPVGSSSTKKVDVRVLAATNRDLKKSVGKGEFREDLYYRLNVFPINLPPLRERGEDVGLFAQAFAEKFARRMGREFEPLTDECIRRLMSYSWPGNVRELQNVIERAVITSRGNRLDLDRALPEMSPPAAQNGGNPGEAGTGAPVLTLDEMKSMERENILKALVTAHGRIYGEGGAASLLGMNPSTLRSRMKALGIKKYDNGG; encoded by the coding sequence ATGACCGCAGAGCCGCAGTTATCCATGCGCGAGATAGACGAAGACACGGTGCTGCGCCGCCTGATGGAATGCACGGCGTCCGCGACGGGCGAGAGGTTTTTCTATTCGATCGTCGAGAACCTCTCGAAAGCGCTGGGGACGGAAGGAGCGTGGGTCACCGTGCTCAACAAGGAGAAGCGCACGCTCAAGGCGCTCGCTTTCCTTATGAATGGAGAGTGGCTCGAGGACTACGAGTACGACTTCACGGGGTCCATTTGCGAGGAGGTCGTGATGGCCGACGAGCTAGTCCACCATCCCGACAACGTAATGGACATATACCCTGAGAGCGACACGCTCAAGTCGTTCAAGGCCGTGAGCTTCATGGGCGCGCCGCTCAAGGACTCCGACGGCGTGACGCTCGGCTACCTTTCCGTGCTCGACACGCGCCCCATACACATGGACGAGCGCCTGCTCGGCATATTCAACATATTCGCCGACAGGGCCGCGGCCGAGCTGTCGAGGATCAGGGCCGAGGCCACGATAAGAGAGCGCGAGATGAAGCTCTCGAGCCTCTTCGATTCGGCGATGGACTCGATAATAGAGCTCGACTCAGGGCTCAGGATCAACCTCGTGAATTCCGCCGCCGAAAAACTGTTCGGGTTCGGACCGGGAGCGCTCTCGGGCAACGACTTCACGCGTTTCCTCTCGAAGGAGAGCCGCGTGAAGCTCGCAGAGATCATCAAGGACCTCCACATGCGTCCCGACGGAAGGAAGTACGTATGGATACCGGGCGGCCTCGAAGCCGTAACGCATTCGGGAAGCAAATTCTCGGCTGAGGCGACGATATCCGCTTACGAGGCGGGCAAAAAAATCTTCTACACCCTCATACTCAGGAACGTGAACGAGCGCATAGAGGCCGCGAAGCGCATCCACTCGCTCATGGACGAAGCGAAATATCTGGAGGAGGAGATAAAGGACCTGGGCAACTTCGACGAAGTGATAGGCAGGAGCGCACCGATGGCTGAAGTCATGCGGGACGTCAGGCAGGTCGCCGGGACCGGGAGCACGGTGCTCATACTCGGCGAGACCGGCACGGGGAAGGAAGTGATAGCGAGGACGATACACGAGCTCTCCGGGAGGAGCGGGAGGCCGCTCATAAAGGTCAACTGCGCGGCGATCCCGGCGCATTTAATAGAGAGCGAATTCTTCGGGCACGAAGCGGGCGCGTTCACGGGCGCGACCCGGAAGCGCGACGGCAGGTTCACCCTCGCCGACGGCGGCACTATATTCCTCGACGAGGTGGCAGAGCTTTCCCTCGACCTCCAGGCGAAGCTCCTGCGCGTGCTCCAGGAAGGGGAGTTCGAGCCCGTGGGGAGCTCGAGCACGAAAAAAGTGGATGTGCGCGTGCTCGCGGCCACGAACCGCGATTTGAAGAAGAGCGTCGGGAAAGGGGAGTTCCGGGAAGACTTATATTACAGGCTCAACGTGTTCCCGATAAATCTTCCGCCTCTCAGGGAAAGAGGCGAAGACGTAGGGCTTTTCGCGCAGGCGTTCGCCGAAAAATTCGCGAGGAGGATGGGACGGGAGTTCGAGCCGCTGACCGACGAATGCATCAGGAGGCTCATGTCCTACTCGTGGCCGGGGAACGTGAGGGAGCTCCAGAACGTGATTGAAAGGGCTGTCATCACATCCCGGGGGAACCGTCTCGACCTCGATCGCGCCCTGCCGGAAATGTCGCCGCCCGCGGCTCAGAACGGCGGAAACCCCGGAGAGGCCGGGACCGGGGCGCCTGTGCTCACACTCGACGAGATGAAAAGCATGGAGAGGGAAAACATACTGAAGGCTCTCGTCACCGCCCACGGCAGGATTTACGGAGAGGGCGGCGCAGCGTCGCTCCTGGGAATGAACCCGTCGACGCTGCGCTCGCGCATGAAAGCGCTCGGAATAAAGAAGTACGATAACGGCGGGTGA
- a CDS encoding sulfotransferase family 2 domain-containing protein, whose protein sequence is MVLSHKYKFIFIKTRKTAGSSIQIYLSHLCGDKDILSPIDRPEQPYTPRNFRGFFNPLPELAERNNFSQVLRTLGRFVTLKKFQSHIKAREVRDRIPRDVWDGYFKFTVDRNPWDKALSHYHFVRQRYKKYGPDISFEKYLETADLPYNYAKYTDLEGKIIVDRVLRYENLNEELADVFGMLGVPFEGSLGATEKSHYRQDRRPYREVYTPDWRAAVERLFSREIELLGYEF, encoded by the coding sequence ATGGTACTGTCCCACAAGTACAAATTCATATTCATAAAGACGCGCAAGACCGCGGGGTCGAGCATACAGATTTATCTCTCGCATCTCTGCGGGGATAAGGATATTCTTTCGCCCATCGACAGGCCCGAGCAGCCGTACACCCCCCGGAACTTCAGGGGGTTCTTTAACCCTCTCCCGGAGCTCGCCGAAAGGAATAACTTTTCACAGGTGCTGAGGACGCTCGGGCGGTTCGTCACCCTCAAGAAATTCCAGAGCCACATAAAGGCGCGCGAGGTGAGGGACAGGATACCGCGCGATGTCTGGGACGGCTATTTCAAATTCACGGTCGACAGGAACCCCTGGGACAAGGCGCTCTCGCACTACCACTTCGTGAGGCAGCGCTACAAGAAGTACGGTCCCGACATCTCGTTCGAGAAATACCTCGAGACGGCGGACCTGCCCTACAACTACGCGAAGTACACGGACCTCGAAGGCAAAATCATCGTAGACCGCGTGCTCAGGTACGAGAACCTGAACGAGGAGCTCGCCGACGTTTTCGGGATGCTGGGCGTGCCGTTCGAAGGCTCTCTAGGGGCGACCGAAAAGTCGCACTACAGGCAGGACAGGCGCCCGTACAGGGAGGTCTACACCCCCGACTGGAGGGCCGCGGTAGAGAGGCTCTTCAGCCGCGAGATCGAGCTGCTGGGGTATGAGTTTTAG
- a CDS encoding methyltransferase, with product MQEKFDPEKRFNERASVYDADIHKIIPGYDALHSNALHLLETALPEDAFILVAGVGTGNETVAAALRNPGWRVSGFDIAENMINAASDKIKKHGLEGRVELIHGTLDDVLQESFDAATALLIMHFIPYEDKLDFLRGINFRLVPGGVLVTADFTCDRESYEFETFARAWEEYMLATTEKKEVDERLYHTRRDLDILSHHETLDLYAKAGFMNTRLFWKSLVFSAYISEKGDL from the coding sequence ATGCAGGAAAAATTCGACCCCGAGAAGCGGTTCAACGAAAGGGCGTCCGTCTACGACGCGGACATACACAAGATAATCCCCGGATACGACGCGCTCCACTCGAACGCCCTCCACCTGCTCGAGACCGCGCTCCCCGAGGACGCTTTCATCCTTGTTGCGGGCGTGGGCACGGGGAACGAGACCGTAGCGGCCGCCCTCCGCAACCCCGGCTGGCGAGTTAGCGGGTTCGACATCGCGGAGAACATGATAAACGCCGCGTCCGACAAGATTAAGAAGCACGGGCTCGAGGGCAGGGTCGAGCTCATCCACGGCACCCTCGACGACGTGCTCCAGGAGTCCTTCGACGCGGCCACTGCGCTGCTGATAATGCACTTCATCCCGTACGAGGACAAGCTCGATTTCCTGAGGGGAATAAATTTCAGGCTCGTTCCGGGAGGCGTGCTCGTAACGGCGGACTTCACATGCGACAGGGAATCGTACGAGTTCGAAACGTTCGCGAGGGCGTGGGAGGAGTATATGCTCGCGACTACGGAGAAGAAGGAAGTGGACGAGAGGCTCTATCACACCCGCCGCGACCTCGACATCCTCTCTCACCACGAGACGCTCGACCTCTACGCTAAAGCGGGGTTCATGAACACGCGCCTCTTCTGGAAGTCGCTCGTCTTCAGCGCGTACATTTCGGAGAAGGGGGATCTGTGA
- a CDS encoding lipase family protein, with product MRNGRLIGIALLLALSFGIAGGCNNGGGGGFGEEPPPQKPPFDLETAIDLGELSLVAYNQLQECIDSGKDAITVPSPWTLREVIYESVDTTFNSTCKDDFGVVPMAFIATEGSGIYLAFRGTSNPSDALSDALALQTDYFYIDNGGRVSQGFLDTYEGTGDNPVEQDILAVLDNLVMTGGYDTLYITGHSLGGALAVLAFPDLSQKVSIENVLMYNFAGPAVGNSDFVSAYEDEYGTNRVSWRIVNTNDVVPKLPPLGLDCPDFSYFHVSGEYQIEFGVPLPALPDFSADKCNLISIGADLLTYGLNNQDGIIKDHSMCTYFMTLCEQGSDPSTCAEKAIGCGGEESP from the coding sequence ATGCGAAATGGAAGACTAATTGGTATAGCGCTTTTACTGGCGCTCTCGTTCGGAATAGCGGGAGGATGCAATAACGGAGGGGGAGGAGGCTTCGGTGAAGAGCCCCCGCCCCAAAAACCGCCTTTCGATCTCGAAACGGCGATCGACCTCGGCGAGCTGAGCCTGGTAGCCTACAATCAGCTGCAAGAGTGCATAGATTCAGGAAAGGACGCGATAACAGTTCCTTCTCCCTGGACGCTCCGGGAGGTAATTTACGAATCCGTCGATACCACTTTTAACAGCACATGCAAGGATGACTTCGGCGTCGTACCCATGGCGTTCATAGCGACCGAGGGCAGCGGCATATACCTCGCCTTCAGGGGTACGTCAAATCCCTCGGACGCTCTTTCGGACGCTCTCGCCCTGCAGACGGATTATTTCTATATCGACAACGGCGGCAGGGTATCCCAGGGGTTTCTCGATACGTACGAGGGCACGGGCGACAACCCCGTCGAGCAGGACATTCTCGCTGTGCTCGACAACCTCGTAATGACGGGTGGCTACGACACGTTGTACATTACGGGACACAGCCTCGGGGGAGCGCTGGCGGTGCTCGCTTTCCCCGATCTCTCGCAGAAGGTTTCGATAGAGAACGTGTTAATGTACAACTTCGCCGGGCCCGCGGTGGGGAACAGTGATTTCGTAAGCGCGTACGAGGATGAATACGGCACTAACCGCGTGAGCTGGCGGATCGTCAACACGAACGACGTCGTGCCCAAGCTTCCTCCGCTCGGTCTCGACTGCCCCGATTTCTCGTACTTCCACGTGAGCGGTGAGTACCAGATAGAGTTCGGCGTGCCGCTGCCCGCGCTCCCCGATTTCAGCGCGGACAAATGCAATCTTATCTCGATAGGCGCAGATCTCCTGACATACGGTCTCAACAATCAGGACGGCATAATCAAGGACCACAGCATGTGCACTTATTTTATGACTCTCTGCGAGCAGGGGTCCGACCCTTCGACGTGCGCCGAAAAGGCCATCGGGTGCGGCGGGGAAGAGAGCCCGTAA